The following proteins are encoded in a genomic region of Hydra vulgaris chromosome 05, alternate assembly HydraT2T_AEP:
- the LOC136080434 gene encoding zinc finger MYM-type protein 1-like, producing MKKVKSGAAKRREAAAAREVITKYPKLTQFLKPAVQADGESVAITETNNDVTANAENDSVSCFGLSAEGDSNMAICECIPTATTRPLLFLSDDPSDWPENVSDAQRCDIVERGVKQIEIDFPHNQERQRFSVTYYKRQMKNGETIVRSWLVYSMKSNKVFCFCCKLFGISDSPFRQGMNTWEGLSKKLNDHETGSTHLRCFEQWMTLRKGIMNQTTIDEHQYKLLQKERKFWRAVLERLLDITLFLSARNLGFRGSQEVIGSKNNGNFLGLFELMAKYDSVLDELLRRIQKKETNEHYLSNDTQNELIELLAKEIEAENLSKVKKAKYFSIILDCTPDVSHKEQMSIILRSVVCIPGTGINISENFFGYLKVDDTTGKGLLDAFLDQTKKWELNILDCRGQSYDNGANMKRKAKGVQARLLQMNPKALYVPCANHSLNLVIVDGAKSSNSAITFFGVLSRLYTLFSSSPARWHILKSCIPISVKPQSDTRWESRINCVKPLRYHLKEILEALEKLEVYALEKRDGATATEVCSLMEYMMTWPFILSIVIWYDVLYQINKSSKLLQSSTTSLDVLDSEIKATYTFLQQYRETGFSDAHMKASEIAEVLDIAKIFPEVRSRQKKMIHSYECADEAHTIQLEQKFKVDFFLPLLDMSMGSVKERFEQVSSITELYDFLYRSENLIQICKENSLSLYCKNLQAKLGDIDSDDLEMELKRFVIVVQEKESTHMKSAHDFLNYIYKEELQETYPNLAIVLRIILTSPVTVASAERSFSKLKLIKTFHRSTMVDDRLSSLAMLSIENDVARKLNYEEIINKFASMKVRHKSFL from the exons ATGAAGAAAGTGAAAAGTGGTGCAGCTAAGAGAAGAGAAGCAGCTGCAGCCAGGGAAGTAATAACTAAGTACCCCAAACTTACACAATTTTTGAAACCAGCAGTTCAAGCTGATGGTGAATCAGTAGCAATAACAGAAACCAATAATGATGTTACAGCCAATGCAGAAAATGATTCTGTTTCTTGTTTTGGTTTGTCTGCTGAAGGAGACTCTAATATGGCAATCTGTGAGTGTATACCAACTGCCACAACACGGCCACTTCTTTTTCTCAGTGATGATCCTTCTGATTGGCCAGAAAATGTTTCTGATGCACAGAGGTGTGACATTGTTGAACGTGGTGTAAAGCAAATTGAGATAGATTTTCCACACAATCAAGAAAGACAACGATTTTCAGTGACTTATTATAAACGACAGATGAAGAATGGAGAAACTATTGTACGGTCATGGCTTGTGTATTCTATGaaaagtaataaagttttttgcttCTGTTGCAAACTTTTTGGTATATCAGATTCACCATTCCGACAAGGGATGAACACATGGGAAGGTTTATCCAAAAAACTGAATGATCATGAAACAGGAAGTACACATCTCAGGTGCTTTGAACAGTGGATGACATTACGAAAAg GCATAATGAATCAAACAACCATTGATGAGCATCAATACAAGTTGCTTCAAAAAGAGCGAAAATTTTGGAGAGCAGTATTGGAACGATTACTAGACATCACTCTATTTCTTTCTGCGAGGAATCTTGGATTCCGTGGTTCACAAGAGGTCATTGGTTCCAAGAACAATGGAAACTTTCTTGGGTTGTTTGAATTGATGGCGAAGTATGATAGTGTGCTCGATGAACTTTTACGTCGGATTCAGAAGAAAGAAACTAATGAACATTATTTGAGCAATGATACCCAGAATGAGTTGATTGAATTGTTAGCCAAGGAGATTGAAGCCGAAAACCTTTCCAAAGTAAAGAAAGCgaaatatttttccattattttggATTGTACGCCAGACGTTTCACATAAAGAACAAATGAGCATAATCCTACGATCAGTAGTTTGCATTCCTGGGACAGGTATCAACATTTCTGAAAATTTCTTTGGATATCTCAAGGTAGATGATACCACTGGAAAAGGGCTTTTGGATGCCTTTCTAGATCAGACAAAAAAGTGGGAATTAAATATTCTTGACTGTCGAGGCCAATCCTATGATAACGGTGCTAACATGAAAAGAAAGGCAAAGGGTGTTCAAGCTAGGCTTCTTCAAATGAATCCCAAAGCTCTATATGTTCCGTGTGCAAACCATTCACTTAATCTAGTCATTGTTGACGGTGCAAAGTCATCCAACAGTGCAATTACTTTTTTCGGAGTTCTTTCAAGATTGTATACACTCTTTTCATCATCTCCTGCTCGATGGCATATTTTAAAGTCATGTATACCCATTTCTGTCAAGCCTCAATCCGATACCAGATGGGAAAGTAGAATAAACTGTGTGAAACCTCTTCGCTATCACCTGAAAGAGATATTAGAGGCATTAGAAAAATTGGAAGTGTATGCTCTAGAGAAGAGAGATGGCGCAACAGCTACAGAAGTATGTTCGCTGATGGAATATATGATGACATGGCCATTCATATTGTCAATCGTTATTTGGTATGACGTTTTATACCAAATTAACAAATCAAGTAAGCTTCTGCAGTCCTCTACAACTTCCCTTGATGTCTTGGATAGTGAAATAAAGGCCACATATACATTTCTTCAGCAATATCGTGAAACTGGATTTTCAGACGCACACATGAAAGCATCAGAAATCGCAGAAGTGTTGGACATTGCAAAAATTTTTCCAGAAGTGCGTTCCCGACAAAAAAAGATGATTCATTCATACGAGTGTGCCGATGAAGCTCACACCATCCAATTAGAACAGAAGTTTAAAGTTGATTTCTTTTTACCACTCCTTGATATGTCAATGGGATCAGTAAAGGAGCGTTTTGAACAAGTCAGTAGTATCACAGAGCTCTATGACTTCCTATACCGTTCTGAGAATCTTATTCAAATCTGTAAAGAAAATTCTTTGTctttatattgcaaaaatttgcAAGCAAAGCTTGGCGATATAGATTCGGATGATCTGGAAATGGAATTAAAACGATTTGTCATAGTGGTACAGGAGAAAGAAAGTACTCACATGAAATCTGCACATGATTTTcttaattacatttataaagaaGAGCTGCAAGAAACTTATCCAAATCTTGCCATTGTGTTACGCATAATCCTTACCTCACCAGTAACTGTCGCAAGTGCTGAACGTAGCTTCAGCAAGCTAAAATTGATTAAGACTTTTCATAG GTCAACAATGGTTGATGACCGCTTGTCTTCTCTGGCGATGCTGTCAATTGAGAACGATGTggcaagaaaattaaattatgagGAGATAATCAACAAATTTGCAAGTATGAAAGTTCGCCACAAGTCATTTCTGTGA